The proteins below come from a single Mangifera indica cultivar Alphonso chromosome 16, CATAS_Mindica_2.1, whole genome shotgun sequence genomic window:
- the LOC123199818 gene encoding F-box protein SKIP23-like, whose translation METTTPDWSSLPDHLLAFIAKRLPTSIDTLRFRAVCGSFRSSIPPPQKTLSPHKGLKLSMPSLPGRRGHLVLAEFTYYEIKPLPSSSNPHQNTNTWLVKCEELNSGKVRFEDPLSRHRLGNLSNKVPESEKLPRYLNLLDYQIKEVAKAYRVEQVYQGKGINRRKPIVFNKAAVSSSFDKIDDGFAIMTIIQGMALVWRNVDKKWTKLDIGFDYFLDIIYHNEKFYALMSSGVAVTVESKSLTVSQVSVPLQIDRFWDWSYLVKSSQGLFLIIKRWQWRVKPIEFKVYKLDEQKCGWVQVMDGLEDSVFFVGDDCSFCLSAKRFPGCKGNSVYFKHGPFEVNDCHPGTDGGIFNLKDSTVGGLSDFPGYSKIFCPRPSWVD comes from the coding sequence ATGGAGACCACTACCCCTGATTGGTCCAGTCTTCCAGACCACCTTCTCGCCTTCATCGCAAAACGTCTCCCCACGAGCATTGACACACTTCGTTTCCGTGCTGTTTGTGGTTCATTTCGCTCCTCCATTCCTCCTCCGCAAAAAACTCTATCTCCGCACAAGGGCCTTAAATTATCCATGCCGTCACTTCCAGGCCGTCGCGGACACTTGGTGCTCGCCGAGTTCACTTATTACGAGATCAAACCCCTACCCAGTAGCTCCAATCCACACCAAAATACAAATACATGGTTGGTCAAATGTGAAGAGTTGAACTCTGGCAAAGTTCGATTTGAGGATCCTCTATCTAGACATCGTCTGGGAAACTTGTCCAACAAGGTACCCgagtcagaaaagttaccacggTATTTGAACTTGTTGGATTATCAGATCAAGGAAGTGGCTAAAGCCTATAGAGTTGAACAAGTTTATCAAGGTAAAGGTATTAATAGAAGGAAGCCTATTGTTTTCAATAAGGCTGCTGTGTCTTCAAGCTTCGATAAGATTGATGATGGGTTCGCCATTATGACGATAATTCAAGGAATGGCACTAGTGTGGAGAAATGTAGACAAGAAATGGACCAAATTAGATATTGGTTTTGATTACTTTCTTGATATAATTTACCATAATGAGAAGTTCTATGCTTTGATGTCCTCTGGTGTTGCTGTAACTGTGGAGTCCAAGTCTTTGACTGTATCTCAAGTTTCTGTTCCCCTGCAGATTGATCGTTTCTGGGATTGGTCCTATTTAGTAAAGTCCTCTCAGGGTTTGTTTCTGATTATCAAGAGATGGCAATGGCGAGTTAAACCAATTGAATTCAAGGTTTATAAACTTGATGAACAGAAATGTGGGTGGGTTCAGGTGATGGATGGATTGGAGGATTCAGTGTTTTTTGTTGGCGATGATTGTTCATTCTGTCTTTCGGCTAAACGGTTTCCGGGATGCAAAGGGAATAGTGTTTATTTCAAACATGGTCCCTTTGAAGTTAATGATTGTCACCCTGGAACTGATGGTGGGATTTTTAACTTGAAGGACAGTACAGTTGGAGGTCTCTCAGATTTTCCGGGCTATTCTAAAATCTTCTGCCCTAGGCCATCCTGGGTCGATTAG